Genomic segment of Vulpes lagopus strain Blue_001 chromosome 7, ASM1834538v1, whole genome shotgun sequence:
aaaaataggggatccctgggtggcttagcggtttggcgcctgcctttggcccagggcgcgatcctggagtcccgggattgagtcctgcgtcgggctcccggcatggagcctgcttctccctctgcctgtgtctctgcctctctctctctctatgtctatcataaagaaataaataaataaataaataaataaataaataaataaatctttaaaaaaatagataaataagtctttattGGGAGGACTGTCCACAGGGGGATTCTGTACCCCAGGCAGAAGCAGCTCTTCTGTTCCTGTCAGCAAAGGAAGGGATCACTGGAACCTCAAGGGCTCAGTTGCTCCCTGGCCAAGCCTCAGAGAAGAGCCGTCATGGCAGGATGACTGAGTCTTCAAACTGACATTGGACTcagtgtctttaaaaatatatatattgtgataaaatatacaaaccataatatttaccattttaaccatttttctgaccttttttaaaattttttttttaattttttaagtaagctctataccccaACCCGGGGCTTGAACAGAGGAGATAAGAGGCGGGTGCATACTCCACCAccttagccagccaggcaccccaccactgtagtcttttttttttttttcattttaatcatttttaagtgtacaattcagtagcattaaatacattcacaatgtcgtgcaaccatcactgccatccgactccagaactttttcatcaccccagacgGAAACTCTGTACCCACGAAGCCAAGCCCCTCCATCCTGCCCCCTGGCACCAGCTTCTATACCCTCTGTTGTAGTTTCTGTCTCCGTGAATTTGTCGGTTCGTGGCACCTCGTATGAATGGAATTCTGACACTTGTCCTTCTTTGACCGCCTTGTCTCACTGAGCGTAATGTTTCTGAGGTTCATCCCTGTTGTAGTGACATGTTGACACATTCATGTGTCAGAATCCCACTCCCCCcctaaggctgagtaatattccactgtatggatgcACCACTTTGTTTACCCTTTCttctgttggtggacacttggaCCGCTTCCCCCTTTCGACTACCGTGAATAACGCTGCTGTGAATATTAGTGGGCAAGCATCCCTGGACTCTGCTTTCATTCATCATCTACCAGCCATCACCAGAGGGATTGAAGTTAGATTTAAGAAGGACTTCGCGATTTTGTCCTACCTCTGACCAAAGCAGCAGCATCTCCctcttttcatagttttaatGACCACAATCTGCCTCCCCTAATCCTACCCTGGCTGGAGTAATGCCCTGAATGGCTGCACTTGTGTGGGAAAGAGGCTTAATAGGGGTCACTCTGGGGTCATAGCGATGGATGGTTTATTTTTAGGAGCTGGGTGGTGAGGGTTTCATTGTCTTCCCTCAGCTCTGGGTACGTTTGCCACCACTCCCCTACCCCACACCCAGCTTTCTCCTTTTGCTGGCAAATCCAGGctgtctccctttttctctcccagGCTAAATTGGGAGTGTGAAGCTGCTCTTCTTCCCAATTTAGCTTTTGAATTAAAGTGAGAACTGAATGTGGCTGGAACGCTGACTCCCATCtgcgtgtgtgagagagaaaggagagcaagtgagcaggagcacatgcagggggaggcagagcagggaggaagCCCATCGGGGCAGATGCCGTCCTCAGGTGCAGGCAGACAGCCCAGCACAGAGACTCCCAGATTTAGAGGCTGGTGCTTCCTCACGAGTGGACGAATGCTGTGGGGTCCTCATGTGAACATTCCACGAAACTGTACCGAGGgtttattgtgtgccaggccccCTACTAGATGCTGGGGCACTGTAGTGCAGCTGGAGAACATCACCGACATCCTGGCTTGGGGTCTGCTGGGGTGGCAGCAGGGACCAAGCAGGGAGAGGTGGCAGGAGGGAGAGCCAGGCGCCACAGGGATCATCAGgtaggagggggcagggggtggcagcTGAGCTGAGGCTTGAAGTGTGCCCCACCTGGGCACGAGGCCTGAGTGTGCCTGGCTTCTCCCAGGGAAGGGCACTGGCACCGGGTGAGCTCGAGAACTTTCACctgctcctcttctctcctccccttcttccagAGAGAGCAAACCCAGAGAAGTCTGGGAACATGCGTgtccctgctgctcatgctctaaGCAGGCAATCTGGAGGACAGAGGACCAGCAGGTCTCCTTCCGAGCTGCCACTCAGAGAGCAGGAGCTGGTGGGTCCCAGATGGACATGGAACAGAGGAAATGGGATCGCTTTGTCTGGAGACAAAAGTACCAAGAAGGGTCTCTGCTTGGCCTAGCTCACCTGAGTCTCCCCAGGTTGGAGCTTGCTGGCTGGGTGTCTGGGGGACCTTTCCTGGCTGGCATGGGAATAGGTTGAAATCTTGGCAGAGACAGACCCTCTGTTGGCAGAGACGGGAGAGGGTTCTCTGGGGCCATGCATTTCCCTGTCAGCTCTAGTTCCCCAATGACAGGCACAGTAAGGGATGCTCGTGTAAAACTTGCCATCAATATTTCAGGGTGCATTATTTATTGATCACTCAGCTGGCTGGGACAAAAGGAGATGGTAATTCATTAGGAGTGGGGTCCATTTGGGAAAGAGGTCAGGGAAGAGTAGGTCACTAAGGAGCCCCAACCTCGGCTCTTGCAAAAGTGGGATTCCAGCTTTTGGAAATTagggtctttttttcccctttccttttttaaacttgatcttagccaaaggcTGAGAAGCAATTCCTCTCCTTTTTGAATCTGGCAGTGCCCCAGATGAAAAtaagggaaggtggggggaatAGTAAAACCTGGGGCAGGCCTGGGACCACCACTATGGCCATCAGGGAGATCGTATCCAGACGGTCCTGCAGCCAggtgggcttctccctctctgggcctaGCCTGCCCCTCCCAAGGGTCCTATCCCGTGCCACCTCTCAGGTCCTTCTCTTCACGTGACTTTGACATTAGCTCCAGGAGCCCCTCTGGATGCCATTTCAGACACCTCTGTTGGGTCCCTTGGACTGCAGGGTGCTTCCAAAATCATCTTGGCAACTCCTCTACTTCCTCTTGTAGAGGGAGGATCTGCCCTTTGGGGCTGACCGTCCCCTGGGGAGTGTGCAGGGGGTGGGCACACAGGCTGGGCTTAGGAAATCATAGGTGGTTCCATGCACCTGCAAGGCTGTTCTCTTCAGGAGCCTCCAACCCCAGGGAGCGGGGTATGAGGCACTCTGCTCACCAGACCCCAGGTGGGCTGTGGGAAGTGGTGCTCCCCTCAGGGGTGGGGAAGCCATAGTGAGAGTGAGCCGCGCCACCTGGTGGGCCTTTCCTTCCTTGCAGGCCGCCCCCCTCCGTGTTcatctctgcctcctgcctgagTGTGGGACACGTTCTTGGGCAGAACTCAAAGGCTTCCATACTTGAGGGGCCCTCCCCCGCCAGGCAGGCCTGACTCAGCGTAGAGAGGGGAAAGTGGAGAGATTTGGGAGGGAAACGACCACGAACTGGCTGAGATTTCAGGCAATGGGAAGCCAGCAGTGCCTTTGGCCTGCATCTCCTGGTTGcagtttttccccattgtcaTGGATGCACTGACGCTGCCAGGCCCAGAGTCTCCAGCCCCTGGCTCCCCATCAGCCCTCCTTCCTCCAGGCCAAGCAGGACTGGGCTCAGCTCCGTTGATTGGAGAAGGGCTAGCACAGGCTGGAGCTGCCGGCTTTCCTCTGACGTCACAGCCTGGAAATCCCATTTTCAGCAGGTTCTCAGGGTGTGGGACACACccaagaaagggagggggagcCAGCTGAGGCAGCTCCAGCCCGGAGGACACTCTGTCCAGGGACCTGAGGCCTGGAGGGCCGTGTGGTGTTCCCAAGATGATCTGAGCATGGGACGCAGGGCCAGACCTCAACTCCCACCCCCAATCCGACGTCCCCTATGCCCACTGGGGACCCCGGCCATAATCAAGCCACTTCCACATGGCTCTGGCCTCAGTTCTCACACTGCTTCCCCATGCCCTGGCCTAGGGGTCCTACTGAGGCAGAGGGCATAAGGCAGGTGGTCCCAAGGAATGAGACAGCAGGATGAGACGGCAGGATGTCACCTAGATCCAAATGTGTCCCACCAGCCCCTCCCAGGAGTCTTTGCCTATATCTTTTGCCACcttccaccctcctctcctttcctgtaCCACAGGTCCCAGGCCCTAAGCCGAGCTCTAGGAGACTGCCTGAATGTTTCCATAGCAACGGACCAAGGAGCCTGGAAAACTGAGCATGTTCCTGTTGACACAGAGAAACCCAGATGTGCCtggggagcctggcatgggggaCTGGCAGTGACCTCCTTGGCCACCAGGCCCATggttgtgtgtgggtgtgtgggcgcatgtgtgcatgtgtgtactcTGCAGCAAGCCGGCTTTAGGTTAGGGAGGCCCAACCCTGGTTTCCCGGCCATATGGCAGCTGCTAGCATGAGACTGCGGCATCTTACTCTCCAGAGAGCTTTCTAGAACAAGGGAGTCTTTCCCCTGAATTCCACCCCGATACATCCTCTCCTTTGGAAGGGAGAGTGGAAGGGGCCAATTTACTCAGAGGCCAATGGTGAAGGGAATGACCTTCCTCCGAGGTCTGGAGGACTCGGGGAAGGTGACAAGGATGTTTCCCTCCTCACATCCACTGTAATGTGAGGCTTCTGTGTCACAAGCCCGGTGGGAGAACCTACCCCTGTGATGCCGGGAAGAGAGAGGAACATCTGCAATCAGGGCATTCCTTGGACCTCGGGGCCCAGAGCCAGGGCCGGGTCCCCACTGCCCTGTGCCCGCTGGGGGGCTgcctcctcacctccctccacAGGGCAGTGCCTGGCCCCTCACTCCTGGCCATGCTCCCCCTTCCCTTGGCCCATGGCCTTGGCTCCCCATCAAGGACTGAGGCCCCTTCCTCTGCAGCCTCCCTCTTTATTTCCTCCTACCCTGCCTCGCTGTCCTGGGCTTACATCTTCCCTCCTGGTGCCACAGCCTTTGGTCCCCTGTCCTCCTGTTGCCAGGTTACACATGCACCCCGAGGCTGCTCCCCGTCATCACCTCTTCCCTCAGTCCACCATCTCCCTGCCAACAGTCTCTAGCCTTTCTGGGCATTGTGGCCATCCAACCCCCAGCCCTTGCCCAGAAGCCCCCAAATCCTGTCCTTTCTTCCCTAGGAGCCTCATGGGGGTCCTTGTCCTCAGAGCTTTCACTGGCACTTTGCCAGAAGAAGGTCCACTGGGGGAGGAGGCCTCAGGATTCTGAGGGACAAGACAACCTTGAGGGTTGGGGCTTTTAGCCCTCAAGTCCTGGTCCCCTATTCTCCTGGTggctgtgtttttttaaaaaatatttatttgtttatttacttagttatttaagattttatttatttattcatgagagacacacagagagaggcagagaccacaggctgagggagaagcaggctccgtgcagggagcccaatttgggacttgatcctgggactcctgggatcacaccctgagccaaagacaggtgttcaactgctgagccacccaggggccccaagattTATTTGCAGGAGAGAGTGAGCGCACTTGAGTGCACACGagcggggcaggggcagagggaaagagagaatcctgaagcaggctccccatggagcagggcctgatcccaggacctgagcctaatTCAAGAGTCACCCACCCAGTTGACCGaccgagccacctaggggccccccCCTCCCTGGCCATATGTTGAGCTTCCAAACCACTTTCGCAGACTGAAGCAGCGGAAGCCTACTTATCTTGGGGAGCAGGACTCCAGGGctcccagtctctctctcctACGGCTGGGCCCTGCTCTTCACCCGAGGTCCTGGTCCCCCGCCAACTGAGGGGCAAGAACCAGGCAGAGAGGCCGCGGGAATCTGGTTTATTGGCTCATCCAGTGCCAGAGGTCCAGTGGGCACCCCCTTTCCAGAGTTGAAGCCCTTTGGCTCCCACATTTGTCCTTCGCACATGCCTCCTGGCCCTGACTGAACCACTACAGAAGCTGGGAAGAGCATGGGGCAAAGGCTGGGCTCCTGAGCATCCGCTCACACAGGGCCCCATTTGCTTGGCACAGGAGGAGGACTCTGGGGCAAAGGAAATTGGGCCCCAGGTCGGGAGGAAAGGGGCTGGCTCAGCAGAGGCTTCTCCAGCTGCCATGGgctggggcgggtgggggtgggaggaggccacAGGGCctcagggcagaggagggcagaggcccccagagtcccatgcagggctgggctgggctcctgAGGGTCCcaacaggaggagggaggcctgAAAGCCATGAGGGGGGCCAGCTGGGGCTTAGGGTGAGGGGTAGTCAGTGCAGAAGGGAAAGTCCTTTACCCCACACCCCCAGCCCTAGACCCAGAAATGCACACGCaaacgcacacacgcacacacacacgcacagccCCAGAACCTGCTTCCGTCTAGTGGGCATGGATAGCACGCAGCCCTAgagtcctacccacggccccagCTGAAGCTCCCACCTGGCCTCCACTCACAGCTGTGGCCAGGAGCCCTTGGCCGGGTTCTCAGAAGCCTCCCCACCCCGTCCTGCTGTCCCAGCTGCCTTCAGACCCACCACAGGCCATTTGGGGCTGggactgccccacccccaccccagggagagcGGTGGGGCATGTTAGGGCCGCAGTAAGGGGGTGGCCATGGTCCTCAGCAAGGCACTGGGCGGGTGGGGCAGGCCTGAAGCAGGGAGGAGAGCGACATGGGCTCGGAGGACCCCACCTGCGCAGGTGGCTCAGTCCTCGGCAGCTCCTCCAGCCTCTACTCTCCACCCCCACAGTGGACCCCCTCTTCGACTCCAAGTCTTTCCAGAGGCATGGTCACTGGGCAGGCACCAGAAACAGCCATCTGAGGGGCGCCGGGGCCTGAGACATGTGGGCTCCTGGCACAGTGTGGAGCAGGGGCTCTGCGGCCTGTGGCTCAGGACCTCAGGCCAAGTCACCCCCACCAGGTGTCTTCTTCTTGGGCCGAGTCTTCAGTGTCTTGGAAGCCAGGGGctgtgggacagagggagaagtcagagggcccagcccagggccacaTCGCCTCCCACGTCCTCAAGCCCTGGCCTGGGCTCTTACCTCAGCTTTGGGCACTTTTTTGACAGGTTTGACCCGCTTAGGGGCCTTGTCCCCCATATCATCCTCGGAGGCCTCTGTGCGGGGGTCAGCCTGGCTGCTGCTCGACCGCAAACTCAGGGCAGGGTCATCTGCtttgggggaggaaaggagagcaCGGGTCTGGTGGCTGTCTACCCTGGCCCCTAGCCCTCGTGGCTGTCCCTCCCTGTGCCCGGCACTGGGCCCCGCCTGTACCCAGGTCCTCGATGGTGTCCAGGAGGCTGCCGGGGTGGGGTCTCAGTCGGCTGTCGGGCCCCTGCAGGGGCAGCGCATCCTCGTCCCGGATCAGGGTCAGGTCCTGCATGCTGAAGCTTCGGAGCTTCTCTGACAGCACCCCTTGGCCCTGGGGTCACCACCACGCACCGGGAGAAccgggggcagggcaggtggagaCAGTGTCACCATGGAGCTCCATGCTTTCCTTGCACTGTCCTCACTCAGTCCCATGGCAGCAGTGACAGGCTGGGGCTGTCCCTTCCCCTTGGGACACATGAGGAAACTGGCCCGGGGCACGGAAGTCACTTAGCTGGAGGGGCGCCGGGCCTGGAACCCTGAGCTGCACAAGCCCCAGAGCATCACAGCACCACagatggcgggggtgggggggtgggggggtgagggtcGGGAGGGGGTGcacagggtggggcagaggggctTGGCCAGGGGCCCGGGTGAGCAGAGTTGGGGGCCCAGAGGCCGGTGTGCCCACCTCACCTTGGCAGCGGCAGTGACTGCAGCATTGGCAGCCAGGTTTAGGCCCCTCTTGCCCACCCTCATCATGGTCTCGTAGCTCTTGTCTCGGGCCTGTGTGATGTACTCGTCGATCTCCTGGGggccaggggtggtggtggtggagaaggAGTAGGTGGTGAGGGGCAGGCCTGGCTGGCCAGGCCCCACCCTGCCCCGACCCCCACCTGGACAAAGGCCCAGGTCCTGCCTCCGGattccaggtgccccagggagagCTGCCCTGGCCTGTGGCAGGAAATGGGGGCACACCTTCTCCTTGTTGGACAGCGTGGGATGCACGAACTTGCGGTAGAGCACACTGGAGCCCTTGGTGTAAGGGGACAGCAGCCATATCACGAAGGCAATCTTGAGCTCGAAGTAGAAGGGGAACCTGTTGGTGGGACAGAGGCGAGCGGCGGAGCCTGGGATAGGGACTTGGGCGGTGTGCTAGTGCCTGCGGGCCCTCGGCTACAGCCCCTCGTTCCTTCTGTACTGCGGTCCCCACAAGGTTCAGGCGCCCGGGCGTTTCTAACCCCCAGGGGAAGGGGGGCTCAGCTGAGAGGGTGAGATGTGCCCCTGGCAGGAACCTCAGCACtctgggccccctgccccctgacAGAGGGCCCCACTCTTCTGTCCTAGGGTGggcaccctgccccccaccccaagcttcCAGGCCTTTCCCACCCAGCTTGCCCAGCTTCCCATGAGGAAGACTGAGGCTTCTCCAGCTGTGCTCTGGACCCCATCCCGTCCCGACAGTCAGGACACGCCTCTTGCTCTTAAGGATGGTTGTCCATTCCCGGCTCCTTCTCCTCAGGCCCCAGACTCCTTTGTGCCTCCTACATCCTCACAAAGTTTTGCCTTCATGTCAAGAAGCATTTATGCTCACTGTCCTTGATTTCTAACCCAGTATTCTTTTCTAACCTGAAGAAATTAGAACTTCAACTgtgctaaaattatttttctcaaaggcCACAGGCCCTTACAGTCTACGAATGCCATCATCCTTTGTCTTCTACCTTCCATAAAACTCTCTTTGTCttacaatgttctttttttttttttgtcttacaaTGTTCTGTGCTTTGTTAGTCCTCTCTTCCAAGAGGCATTTGCTCACTCGATAAACATTTTTTGAGCTCCCGCTATGAATATACATACAGTTATTGAAGGCATTCTCTGTCCTGTGAGTGCTCCCAATGTAGCCTAGTGGTGCTCTGAAATACCAGCATCGGGTGTTGTTAAGACTGAATCCTACTTtacaaacagggaaactgagccCCAAAAAGCTATAAcctgccccaggccacacagTACGGCTGGCAGAAGGAGGTTTCCTGATTTCTGTGGCGGTACTTCGGCTGTCACCAGAAAGAAAGGCGGGGCTATGTCTCTTAGTCTACTGATCAAGCCGGgcctgtggaggggaggggaacaTTTGGGACCCCAGGGAACTGCAGGGGTACTCCACCCCAGGTCTCCATCTTCCGTTTGGCAGATGGGGTAGAGAGTTTAAACCCTGGGTCCAGAGGTGTGGGGCAGGGATGCTGGATCTCACCAGGAAAGCACAATATCCGTGAGCGTCTCAGCTGTGGTGAAGAAGGCAAAGACGATCCAGTACATCATCCACTTTACCTACAGGTACAGAGGGCGGCGTGAGCTGGGGCCTCAGGGGAACACCCAGGGCCCCCGAGACTGCTTGCCAACCAtgctggaggtgggagggacACTCAGGGCTTCCACTGTGCCTGTGGATCACAGCAGGGCCAGGGGAAAGGGACACAGAGGAGCCTCCTGGAGGCAGGGTCTGATGAGTGCTTAAGCGCAGCTATAGTTACTACTGTCTGTGCTGTGACCCTCCGTCTGCCCCTACCTACACCACGTAGGAGGGTGGGGGATGAAGTGTCACAAACTTACATATTCCTTCACGTTTTTTGTCTTCACGGCCTTGTAGGAAGAGTAGGCTGGGTACAAGGTGCCAAAGATGAGCCTAGGGAGGCAGGCAGGGTTACTGGTCCCCTCGGCCAAGAGCAGTGGCCTCTCCCTCCCAGCTCTCCATCAGTCAGTCCCTGGGTAGGTAAGGGGAGAAGGACAGAACTCCAGAGTGCCACATCAGCTAGATTGATGACCTCAGGTCAGTGATCATGGTCACAGTGGTGCCTTAGGTGATACACAAGCATGTGGGCCCCCAGCTGGTTAGAGTGCTGGCTCTTCCCCTCCACTGTTCAGGTTGTCTCTACCCCTTAGGTGTAGAAAGACCCAGAGCCCACAGCATCCAATGTGGTCTCTTTAGCCACGATCGTTGACTGTACATAAACCTATcatggggggaaggggggggtcTGGTCATTGCCACCAATGTCTTCCTTCTCCAGATGCTGTGCTCATTGTCACCCATCTGCCCTGAACCTCTACTTCCTATCTCAGAGCCAGGCTGGGCAGGGCCGGGTCCATCCGGAACATGACGCCACCTATCGGGGCAATCTATGTGGCGGCCAGAGGCACCTCTGtggccctctggccctggggGGGCACAAAGGTTGATCACCCCATGTAAGAGCCTCGGGACCCAGCTCAGCGGAGGCCCTGGCTGGAGTACAAGCTGGTAGCAAACTCCTCAGAGGCCATACACAGGACACAGGTGTGGGAAGAGGAGGAATGAGGCCCCAGGAAGCTCATCCAGGTAAGAGAGAAGCTGCCACTCAGAAGGCCACAGGATGTAGGAGGGATTccctctgggctgggctggggaggacGGAGGGAGACCTTGCTGGGTCCAGAGGAGCCAGAGCAAGCACATGGCGGCACTGGATGGGAGGAAGGCACGAGGGGGGGAAAAATCCTGGGGTGCCAGTCCCCCACAGGGAGGGGGGCTGAGGCCATCGCAAAGGCCCTGCCAGGCCCAGCCCTAGGACAATGTGCAGGTGTTTGCCTGTTCTCCCGGACCGGCCTCGTAGGGACAGGACACGGCCCAACTGAcctgtggaggtggggggtggggtgggggactcCTGCGGGCAGGGTGTGGGACGTGGGGGCTTccctgctggggcctgggggcggcTGGCAGCGCAATGAAGGCTACCAACTGCCCCCGTGGCTCCCGCAGATCCTGGCTGGGCCCACATGTCCTCT
This window contains:
- the REEP2 gene encoding receptor expression-enhancing protein 2 isoform X2, whose translation is MVSWIISRLVVLIFGTLYPAYSSYKAVKTKNVKEYVKWMMYWIVFAFFTTAETLTDIVLSWFPFYFELKIAFVIWLLSPYTKGSSVLYRKFVHPTLSNKEKEIDEYITQARDKSYETMMRVGKRGLNLAANAAVTAAAKGQGVLSEKLRSFSMQDLTLIRDEDALPLQGPDSRLRPHPGSLLDTIEDLDDPALSLRSSSSQADPRTEASEDDMGDKAPKRVKPVKKVPKAEPLASKTLKTRPKKKTPGGGDLA
- the REEP2 gene encoding receptor expression-enhancing protein 2 isoform X3 — protein: MMYWIVFAFFTTAETLTDIVLSWFPFYFELKIAFVIWLLSPYTKGSSVLYRKFVHPTLSNKEKEIDEYITQARDKSYETMMRVGKRGLNLAANAAVTAAAKGQGVLSEKLRSFSMQDLTLIRDEDALPLQGPDSRLRPHPGSLLDTIEDLADDPALSLRSSSSQADPRTEASEDDMGDKAPKRVKPVKKVPKAEPLASKTLKTRPKKKTPGGGDLA
- the REEP2 gene encoding receptor expression-enhancing protein 2 isoform X1 — translated: MVSWIISRLVVLIFGTLYPAYSSYKAVKTKNVKEYVKWMMYWIVFAFFTTAETLTDIVLSWFPFYFELKIAFVIWLLSPYTKGSSVLYRKFVHPTLSNKEKEIDEYITQARDKSYETMMRVGKRGLNLAANAAVTAAAKGQGVLSEKLRSFSMQDLTLIRDEDALPLQGPDSRLRPHPGSLLDTIEDLADDPALSLRSSSSQADPRTEASEDDMGDKAPKRVKPVKKVPKAEPLASKTLKTRPKKKTPGGGDLA